The Thermoplasma sp. Kam2015 nucleotide sequence ACTATCGATATTATAGGTATGAGTCCCCAGAAAACTGTAGATACAAGTATCTCAAAATATCCAACTGTGTCAGAATCGATCCAACCACCTGATTACGTTAATATGTCTTTGTATTAATTATTTATCTTTGGTTTATGCCTGCGACATATCTTATCCTGTACCGCATGCCTCCGGTGTATAGATCCGAGTATTCATTCCTGATCAGTTTCAGGCCAGCCATGGTATACATCCTGACCATATCTGCCTCGCTGTAAAATTTGGCATAGGCGTAAAAGCCTTTCTTCTCCTGCTGAAGTCTATTCGTATATTCTGTACCAGCCTCGAGAATGACGGATATGACCTCTTTGGATATCCTGCCGGCCTCCTTCAGCGATGCGACAGGATCATCAAGAAAGCATATGGTAACGATGAATATGGAAAAGTCGAAATAGCCAGATATGAATGGAAGGCGATCTGCATAAGCCATGATGGGAAATATGCCCCTGCTGGCTGCCAATGAAAGCATCTTTTCTGATGCATCAACGCCGACAGGTATCCCCAACTGGGAAGCAAAACGACCTGTACCGACGCCTATTTCAACCCCTTTTCCAGAGGGAAGTCTCTCCCTTATGAACTCAAGCTGTTCATGGTATTCCCTTTCATGCTTATCATACCATGAATCATATTTTGAAACGTTTTCGTTGAAATATCCTATCATCTCGTCCATAATCTAATAAATAACTCAACTAACTATTTATATTATTAATCTTCAACGTCAATGACCAAGATGATCCAGGATGTATCCAATTTACACGTATTTTTGAAAGATTCCATTCGTACATGAACGATGCATGGATCGGACTTACGGTTATGGCCATCGGATTCCGTAATCAGAATGATGATTTTTAGAGGAAAAACAGGCTTCTATGCAATAACATCAATACCTAGACAGGAGAATGTTTTAACACGCCATCTGCCGTCGAAGAAGGAAATGAGATTAAGGCATCATGAAGATGGGCCTGTAAGCACATGCAGAAAATTCTTCTTGCGAAAGCGTTTGTGCCGGTATGAAATTTTACATCAGATCAGCGATATATGACGATCTCGAGAACATTCTGGAAACAGTTTCCCTGAACTCATTTTCTTATAGGACGGTCCATGCTGGTACAGCCGACCTCTCGGTGTATGTACATCGTGAATTTCGTGGTTTGGTATTAGAGCTTAACTTTTGGGGCATATAGAGAATACCGCAAGATCTAATGGCTTCTATAAGATTGTACTGACGACATTTCCCTTCAATAAGGCAGGCCAAGCACTATATCTGGAGATGGGATGCAGAATCGTAGGCATCTTCAGAGATCATGGTAAGATCAACGGTTCATTCGCCCATGTTATGGCCTTGGATGAGCTACTCCTCAGCTGAAGCATCGGAGCTTCCTTTCATCGAAGAGACCTCTGCCTCTCCGAACATCCGTACAAGCCATATATCGCTATAACCACAGGCGTGAATTCGGACTGCACCGATCCTATTTAGGTATAATTCTATTGGGGGAAGTCCGTGTATCTCCTGTCCGAAGAAAGAGTTTTACTGCTTCCCTCTAACTCCTAACTTTTTATAAAGGGATCTTTCTCAGGTTATCAGAAACCATGGCGTCTGCAAGGGCATCGATCATGCGCCTGTTCTCGGATCTCGTTCTGATGGCGATCCTATAGCAGTTTCTGCCCAGATCGACATAGTCGGATAGATCTCTTATGAGTATTCCAGAACTTATGAGCCTCTCTTTAAGATCTATGTCTGAAGGCGATCTGAATGCTATGAAATTTGCCTGGGGATTTCCAATTATTTCCAAACCCATTTTTTTCAGCTCTTCCATAACATAAGATCGCTCTTCATTTACATGCAATATCGTCTTTTCCCTTATTGCATTCAGATCGACCTTTCTAACGAAGTCTATAGCAGGCTCGCAGATCGACCAGGGTTCATCCATATCTTTTATCATACTGAACAGCTGCTGGCTGATCAGTACATAGCCCATTCTCAAGGCCGGTATAGCAAGTATCTTTGTCAGGGATCTGCCTATTATGATATTATCCGTCTTCTCTGCAAGCCTGATAATGGCCTCGGAATGATCCGGAACAAAGTCTCCAAACGCTTGGTCGATGAAAAGAATGCCACCAGACCTGTTCATCTCTTCAGAGATCTCTTCGATGAGATCCACATCTACGATATCGCCTGTTGGGTTCACTGGCGAACAAAGGAATAGCGAGTCCGGCCTGTAGGATCTTATGATTTTTGGATTCTTCTTGATGATGTTCAGGCTCAGCGACGAGACTTTCGAACCTGAGACTGCCAGGGATGCTTCGTATTCGTTGAAGTTTGGGGTGATCACCAGCGATCTCCTGAAGCCGAACCATACCGGTATCTTGTATATGAAATAGGTGAGACCCGGCCCAAGCATAACCCGCAGTGTCTTTGTCCCGATATATTTCATTATCTTATCCTGTATGTCTTTCAGGGATAGTTCAGGATATCTGGAAAGCGCTCCAGTATCCAGGAATGCATTGACATTGGCACTGAAATCCATAACGCTGCTGGAATTATTCAGATATCTGTATATATCTCCACCATGTTCTTTCATACCTCGACCTCATAGAATATTGTCAGAATGCTCTGGATGTTATCCTTCATCAGGTTAAAACTTGTCTGCTGAATGCCATGCATCCTGTCCTTTTTGATACGTATTGTCCGAGTTTTTCATTCCCAACGTTTATTAAGGAAATAAAATTAGGCTCTAAGATACCATGGAAATGATTGAGATAAGAAAGGGCGGAAAGTACACAGTTGTTTCTAACAGCGGCAACGATAAACCACTCATAACGAAGGGGGAATTTGTAGGATACACGATAATAGGAGAGGAAGGTGCGGTGTGTTTTAGAACAGTCGGTGACGATGGCAAACCCATACTGAGGCTTATACCAGTATCCAACCTTATCTCCATCGAGTTCTCGGAAGACGATCTGGTCACGACAAAGAAGGCCGAAAACAACGATAAGGATAAGACCACGTATATAAGCTAGGCAGAAAATTCTGAGATATAATGAGTGATCCTATCATTCCGATGCCTGAGGTGCAAGTTTGTTGCAGCAGACTTTCGTGTATACCGGACCAGAAGGCCTCAGATCGCTGCTGAATAGGCACACCTCATCGA carries:
- a CDS encoding class I SAM-dependent methyltransferase yields the protein MDEMIGYFNENVSKYDSWYDKHEREYHEQLEFIRERLPSGKGVEIGVGTGRFASQLGIPVGVDASEKMLSLAASRGIFPIMAYADRLPFISGYFDFSIFIVTICFLDDPVASLKEAGRISKEVISVILEAGTEYTNRLQQEKKGFYAYAKFYSEADMVRMYTMAGLKLIRNEYSDLYTGGMRYRIRYVAGINQR
- a CDS encoding GNAT family N-acetyltransferase; its protein translation is MGHIENTARSNGFYKIVLTTFPFNKAGQALYLEMGCRIVGIFRDHGKINGSFAHVMALDELLLS
- a CDS encoding aminotransferase class I/II-fold pyridoxal phosphate-dependent enzyme, producing the protein MKEHGGDIYRYLNNSSSVMDFSANVNAFLDTGALSRYPELSLKDIQDKIMKYIGTKTLRVMLGPGLTYFIYKIPVWFGFRRSLVITPNFNEYEASLAVSGSKVSSLSLNIIKKNPKIIRSYRPDSLFLCSPVNPTGDIVDVDLIEEISEEMNRSGGILFIDQAFGDFVPDHSEAIIRLAEKTDNIIIGRSLTKILAIPALRMGYVLISQQLFSMIKDMDEPWSICEPAIDFVRKVDLNAIREKTILHVNEERSYVMEELKKMGLEIIGNPQANFIAFRSPSDIDLKERLISSGILIRDLSDYVDLGRNCYRIAIRTRSENRRMIDALADAMVSDNLRKIPL